A genome region from Populus alba chromosome 5, ASM523922v2, whole genome shotgun sequence includes the following:
- the LOC118029960 gene encoding phosphoserine aminotransferase 2, chloroplastic gives MASKLILSSPNSLLLQNPNLQHHNHHLLLKPATNMASFPNLTNKVKALTIKCAATTATPLSQSQDLEERVFNFAAGPATLPEKVLKKAQSELYNWHGSGMSVMEMSHRGKEFLSIIQKAEADLRALLNISEDYAVLFLQGGATTQFAAIPLNLVKPEDSVDYVVTGSWGDKAFKEAQKYSKPKVIWSGKSEKYTKIPSFDSLEQTPDSKYLHICANETIHGVEFKDYPDPKNGILVADMSSNFCSKPVDVSKFGVIYAGAQKNVGPSGVTIVIIRKDLIGNAQGITPVMLDYKIHAENNSLYNTPPCFGIYMCGLVFDDLLAQGGLKEVEKKNKKKGDLLYNAIDESKGFYRCPVDKSVRSLMNVPFTLEKSELEAEFIKEAAKEKMIQLKGHRSVGGMRASIYNAMPLAGVEKLVAFMKDFQARHA, from the coding sequence ATGGCATCAAAACTAATCTTGTCATCACCAAACTCTCTCCTTCTCCAAAATCCTAATCTCCAACACCACAACCATCATCTCCTCCTCAAACCCGCCACCAATATGGCATCTTTCCCAAATTTAACCAATAAAGTTAAGGCCTTAACAATCAAATGTGCAGCAACTACAGCAACCCCGCTTTCTCAAAGTCaagatcttgaagagagagTCTTTAATTTTGCTGCAGGGCCTGCTACTTTACCTGAGAAAGTCTTAAAAAAGGCTCAATCTGAGCTTTATAATTGGCATGGATCTGGGATGAGTGTAATGGAAATGAGCCATAGAGGGAAAGAATTTCTTTCTATTATTCAAAAGGCCGAGGCTGATCTCAGGGCCTTATTGAATATTAGTGAAGATTACGCTGTTTTGTTTCTTCAAGGTGGTGCCACTACACAATTTGCAGCCATTCCATTGAATCTGGTGAAACCTGAAGATTCTGTTGATTATGTTGTTACTGGATCATGGGGAGATAAGGCCTTTAAGGAAGCCCAAAAGTACTCTAAACCAAAGGTGATCTGGTCAGGTAAATCTGAAAAGTATACAAAGATTCCATCTTTTGATAGTTTGGAGCAAACCCCAGATTCTAAATATTTGCATATTTGCGCTAATGAGACAATTCATGGTGTTGAATTTAAGGATTACCCAGATCCTAAAAATGGGATCCTGGTAGCTGATATGTCTTCAAACTTTTGTTCAAAACCTGTTGATGTTTCTAAGTTTGGTGTGATTTATGCTGGAGCTCAAAAGAATGTAGGCCCATCTGGGGTTACTATTGTGATAATTAGGAAAGATTTGATTGGTAATGCACAAGGGATTACTCCTGTGATGTTGGATTATAAGATCCATGCAGAGAATAATTCACTTTACAATACACCACCTTGTTTTGGTATTTACATGTGTGGTCTAGTTTTTGACGATCTTTTGGCACAAGGTGGATTAAAGGAGGttgaaaagaagaataagaagaaaggTGATTTGCTTTATAATGCTATCGATGAGAGCAAGGGGTTCTATAGGTGTCCTGTTGACAAATCTGTGAGGTCATTGATGAATGTGCCTTTTACACTTGAGAAGTCTGAATTGGAGGCCGAGTTCATCAAAGAAGCTGCCAAGGAGAAGATGATTCAGCTCAAAGGGCATAGGTCAGTGGGAGGAATGAGAGCTAGCATTTATAATGCAATGCCTTTGGCTGGTGTTGAAAAGCTGGTTGCTTTCATGAAGGATTTCCAGGCAAGGCATGCTTGA
- the LOC118029961 gene encoding protein GRIP → MSTEENSSVGEMLESKTEDSPLKLEKQLAGGVHINGNVLKENGLCDDGNVLEESTNEQLLQMVIELKFQNEFFKSQFEGLKSQQEAEESGQESGESADVKELREKIQSLNRELNEEKQTREAAEIALQHLREEYSEADAKAQELSLKLAEAQQKLDQEIKEREEKYTELDSKFQRLHKRAKQRIQEVQKEKDDLEARFRDANEAAKQASSEQSSLKQELERTRQQANEALKAMDAERQQLRSANNKLRDNIEELRCSLQPKESALEALQQTLLEKEQMLEDMRGMLQSAEEKKQASMTELSAKHQKNIENLEGQIADALTDRNKAAETISKLQVLVAEKESKIAEMDAASSGETARLRAALESVKGELAHQKLEHEKEKESWEAASQALKTKLEIAERNYIRAEIEATKMKSQLELEVSVQSQMLSKKDAELLAVKEEINRLESEFSSYKVRAHTLLQKKDAELAAAMDSEQLKAIEEALKEAETEVSLASVERDKALQDLQEALANHDKELAIRDAALSNAMQQIKSLETKLDSANVHLQSEKETWKINLQNLEESWRLRCEALKAEKEVPSGQDIQRELEELKLQYKKLKEEHDSFRELVDRMMEEKDKEISKLVDYNRNLHQSMESRPRVDHSDDSITAMHKQDGGNLSTSIAEQQIVLLARQQAQREEEFAQSQRHILALQEEIEELERENRLHSQQEAMLKTELRNMERTQKRDGVDLTYLKNVILKLLETGEVEALLPVVAMLLQFSPEEVQKCQAYRASTDVPPSPASDTPGSGLSLFSRFSFS, encoded by the exons ATGTCGACAGAGGAAAATAGTAGTGTTGGTGAAATGCTGGAGAGTAAAACTGAAGATTCTCCCTTAAAGTTGGAGAAACAGTTGGCTGGTGGTGTGCATATTAATGGGAATGTATTGAAGGAAAATGGGCTGTGTGATGATGGCAATGTGCTGGAAGAGAGCACGAATGAGCAGCTTTTGCAGATGGTTATTGAGCTGAAATTTCAGAATGAGTTCTTCAAGTCTCAGTTTGAGGGATTGAAGTCCCAGCAGGAAGCAGAAGAAAGTGGTCAGGAAAGTGGGGAGTCCGCTGATGTGAAAGAATTACGTGAAAAGATCCAGTCTTTGAATAGAGAACTTAATGAGGAAAAACAGACACGGGAAGCAGCAGAGATTGCTTTGCAGCATCTCCGTGAGGAGTACTCTGAGGCAGATGCAAAAGCCCAAGAGCTTTCCTTGAAGCTTGCTGAAG CTCAACAGAAATTGGATCAAGAAATCAAAGAACGCGAGGAGAAGTATACTGAACTTGACTCAAAGTTTCAAAGGCTTCATAAAAGAGCAAAACAACGCATTCAAGAGGTTCAAAAG GAAAAAGATGACCTTGAAGCCCGTTTTCGTGATGCAAATGAAGCTGCTAAGCAAGCATCATCAGAACAGTCATCTCTAAAGCAAGAGCTGGAGCGCACAAGACAACAAGCAAATGAAGCATTGAAGGCAATGGATGCAGAGAGACAACAATTAAGAAGTGCAAACAATAA ACTCCGTGACAATATTGAGGAATTACGCTGTTCATTGCAACCTAAAGAAAGTGCTCTTGAGGCATTGCAACAAACGCTTTTAGAGAAAGAACAG ATGTTGGAAGACATGCGAGGAATGCTACAATctgcagaagaaaaaaaacaagcttcAATGACTGAGCTTTCTGCTAAGCATcagaaa AATATAGAGAACTTGGAAGGCCAAATTGCTGATGCTTTGACAGATAGGAACAAGGCTGCTGAAACTATATCCAAATTGCAG GTTCTAGTTGCAGAGAAAGAGTCTAAGATTGCAGAGATGGATGCAGCCTCAAGTGGTGAGACAGCACGGTTAAGAGCTGCTTTGGAAAGTGTAAAAGGAGAGCTTGCTCATCAAAAACTCGAGCAT gagaaagaaaaggagagttgGGAAGCTGCCTCCCAGGCACTGAAAACAAAGCTGGAAATAGCTGAGAGGAATTACATACGTGCTGAAATTGAAGCAACTAAAATGAAAA GTCAACTGGAATTAGAAGTGTCTGTCCAAAGCCAGATGCTAAGTAAAAAAGATGCTGAACTATTGGCTGTCAAAGAGGAG ATCAACCGCCTTGAAAGTGAATTTTCCTCGTATAAGGTCCGTGCTCATACACTTCTTCAGAAGAAGGACGCAGAGCTAGCCGCGGCTATGGACTCTGAACAACTTAAAGCTATTGAGGAAGCACTGAAA GAAGCTGAGACAGAAGTATCATTGGCATCTGTAGAAAGGGACAAGGCTCTTCAAGATCTTCAGGAAGCATTGGCTAATCATGATAAAGAACTTGCCATAAG AGATGCAGCTCTTAGCAATGCCATGCAGCAGATAAAGAGCTTAGAAACAAAACTTGATTCTGCCAATGTTCATCTCCAATCAGAGAAAGAAACATGGAAAATAAACCTTCAGAATTTGGAAGAATCATGGCGAT TGAGATGTGAAGCCCTGAAAGCAGAAAAAGAAGTGCCCTCTGGACAAGATATACAGAGAGAACTAGAAGAGCTCAAACTACAGTATAAAAAACTCAAG GAAGAGCATGATTCATTCCGGGAACTTGTTGATAGAATGATGGAGGAGAAAGATAAAGAAATATCTAAACTTGTTGACTACAACAGGAATCTTCATCAGTCAATGGAATCAAGGCCCCGT GTTGATCATAGCGATGATAGCATCACAG CCATGCACAAACAAGATGGAGGAAATCTAAGCACCTCCATCGCAGAACAGCAGATTGTG CTATTGGCAAGGCAACAAGCTCAGAGAGAGGAAGAGTTTGCACAATCTCAGCGGCATATTTTGGCACTTCAA GAGGAGATTGAGGAACTTGAACGGGAGAATCGTCTACACAGCCAACAG GAAGCAATGTTGAAGACTGAGCTTCGCAACATGGAAAGAACGCAGAAAAGAGACGGTGTAGATTTGACATATCTAAAAAATGTCATCTTGAAGCTTCTTGAAACAG GAGAAGTGGAAGCTCTCCTGCCTGTTGTGGCAATGcttcttcaatttagtcctgaAGAG GTGCAAAAATGTCAAGCATACCGTGCATCTACTGATGTTCCACCAAGCCCAGCAAGTGACACTCCAGGATCCGGTCTGTCTCTTTTCTCGAGATTCTCCTTTTCATGA
- the LOC118029962 gene encoding serine acetyltransferase 2 translates to MACLSDESWVSSMLSKRLSIQEGKEDGVKEEETTNSFASDSTNFPFEKVFPVYAMGFLKPESDPVLLPADSRDPIWDAVREEAKIEAEKEPILSSFLYASILSHDCLEQALAFVLANRLQNPTLLATQLLDTISNVIMKDRGIQHSIRLDMQAFKDRDPACLSYCSALLYLKGYHSLQSYRVAHVLWNQGRTVLALALQSRISEVFGIDIHPASRIGEGILLDHGTGVVVGETAVVGNRVSIMHGVTLGGTGKEIGDRHPKVGDGALIGACVIILGNIKIGEGAMIAAGSLVLKDVPPHSMVAGTPAKVIGYMDEKDPSLTMNHDASKEFFEHVAVTFRDGRSSHN, encoded by the exons ATGGCTTGTCTAAGCGATGAGAGTTGGGTTTCATCAATGCTATCTAAACGATTATCTATccaagaaggaaaagaagatgGAGTGAAGGAAGAGGAAACCACAAATTCTTTTGCTTCAGACTCTACAAATTTTCCATTCGAGAAGGTTTTTCCTGTTTATGCAATGGGGTTTTTGAAGCCTGAATCAGACCCTGTTTTATTGCCGGCTGATTCCAGAGACCCCATCTGGGATGCTGTTAGAGAAGAGGCTAAGATAGAg GCGGAAAAAGAACCGATTTTGAGTAGCTTTTTGTATGCTAGTATTTTGTCGCATGATTGCCTAGAGCAAGCATTGGCATTTGTTCTCGCAAATCGGCTGCAAAATCCTACTCTATTGGCAACCCAATTATTGGATACAATTTCTAATGTAATAATGAAGGATAGAGGTATTCAGCATTCTATTCGCCTAGATATGCAG GCATTTAAAGACCGAGATCCTGCCTGTTTGTCATATTGTTCTGCTCTATTGTATCTCAAG GGATACCATTCCCTGCAATCCTATAGAGTAGCACATGTTTTGTGGAACCAAGGACGGACAGTACTGGCCTTGGCATTGCAAAGCCGAATCAGCGAG GTTTTTGGCATTGACATACATCCAg CTTCCAGAATTGGAGAGGGCATATTATTGGATCATGGGACGGGTGTGGTTGTCGGTGAAACTGCCGTCGTTGGAAACAGAGTCTCGATAATGCAT GGTGTTACTTTAGGAGGAACAGGGAAAGAAATTGGTGATCGCCATCCAAAAGTAGGTGATGGTGCACTAATTGGAGCATGTGTGATAATACTTGGGAATATAAAAATAGGTGAAGGGGCTATGATAGCTGCTGGTTCTCTTGTATTAAAAGATGTCCCCCCGCACAG TATGGTGGCAGGAACACCAGCAAAGGTGATTGGATACATGGATGAGAAAGATCCATCTCTAACAATGAATCATG ATGCTAGCAAAGAATTCTTTGAACATGTGGCCGTCACGTTTAGAGATGGACGATCCAGTCATAACTG a
- the LOC118029959 gene encoding G2/mitotic-specific cyclin-2 isoform X1 — protein MDVSNGNSLNLTIKPTDFQEGLEMGNRKFGQQINRQNRRALSVLNQNFVGGQQAYPCVVNKRGLQENYGVCEEHRPVTRKFAAQLSGTQQYCQQELKKQKPSVQRTNDFGDCIFVDVDENKASTADQPVPMFLEQTEARPDEMNKMEEVEMEDIIEEPILNIDDCDAKNPLAVVDYVEDLHAYYRKMENCSCVSPNYMMQQADINEKMRAILIDWLIEVHDKFDLMKETLFLTVNLIDRFLSQQTVMRKKLQLVGLVAMLLACKYEEVSVPVVGDLILISDKAYARKEVLEMENLMLNKLQFNMSFPTPYVFMQRFLKAAQCDKKLELLSFFLIELSLVEYEMLKFPPSLLAASAIYTAQCTIYGFKEWNRTCEWHSNYSEEQLLECSRLMAGFHQRAGTGKLTGVYRKYNTSKFGFTSKCEAAQFL, from the exons ATGGATGTATCTAATGGGAACAGTCTTAATCTCACTATCAAACCCACAGATTTTCAAG aAGGATTAGAGATGGGTAACAGAAAGTTTGGACAGCAGATTAATAGGCAGAACAGGAGAGCTTTGAGTGTGTTGAATCAGAATTTTGTTGGAGGACAACAAGCATACCCTTGCGTTGTTAACAAGAGAGGATTGCAAGA AAACTATGGTGTTTGTGAAGAACATCGACCCGTTACAAG GAAGTTCGCTGCTCAATTGTCAGGTACACAGCAGTATTGCCAACAG GAACTTAAGAAGCAGAAGCCATCGGTTCAAAGAACAAATGACTTTGGAGATTGCATATTTGTTGATGTGGATGAAAACAAGGCATCTACCGCAGACCAACCAGTACCAATGTTCTTAGAGCAGACAGAAGCAAGGCCTGATGAAATGAACAAAATG GAGGAGGTTGAAATGGAGGATATAATTGAAGAACCAATTTTGAATATTGATGATTGTGATGCAAAGAACCCACTTGCAGTTGTTGACTATGTTGAAGATTTGCACGCGTACTACAGAAAAATGGAG AATTGTAGCTGTGTATCGCCGAACTATATGATGCAACAAGCTGACATTAATGAGAAGATGAGAGCCATCCTAATTGACTGGCTGATTGag GTGCATGACAAGTTTGACCTAATGAAGGAGACATTGTTTCTAACTGTTAATCTGATCGATAGATTTCTATCCCAGCAAACGGTGATGAGAAAAAAGCTTCAGTTGGTTGGCTTAGTTGCTATGCTCTTAGCATGCAAATACGAGGAGGTTTCTGTTCCAGTAGTGGGAGATTTAATTCTTATATCTGATAAGGCGTATGCTAGGAAAGAAGTCCTCGAAATG GAAAATTTGATGCTTAACAAATTGCAATTTAACATGTCATTTCCCACACCATATGTTTTCATGCAAAGGTTCCTCAAGGCTGCCCAGTGTGATAAGAAG CTTGAGCTGCTGTCCTTCTTCTTGATTGAGCTTTCACTTGTGGAGTATGAGATGCTTAAGTTCCCGCCATCATTGTTAGCAGCCTCAGCCATCTACACCGCTCAGTGCACCATCTATGGTTTCAAAGAGTGGAATAGAACCTGTGAATGGCATAGCAACTACTCAGAAGAGCAGCTCCT AGAATGTTCAAGGTTAATGGCTGGTTTCCACCAGAGGGCAGGGACAGGGAAACTCACCGGAGTATACAGGAAATACAACACGTCGAAGTTTGGATTTACTTCAAAATGTGAAGCAGCACAGTTTCTATAA
- the LOC118029959 gene encoding G2/mitotic-specific cyclin-2 isoform X2 has protein sequence MDVSNGNSLNLTIKPTDFQGLEMGNRKFGQQINRQNRRALSVLNQNFVGGQQAYPCVVNKRGLQENYGVCEEHRPVTRKFAAQLSGTQQYCQQELKKQKPSVQRTNDFGDCIFVDVDENKASTADQPVPMFLEQTEARPDEMNKMEEVEMEDIIEEPILNIDDCDAKNPLAVVDYVEDLHAYYRKMENCSCVSPNYMMQQADINEKMRAILIDWLIEVHDKFDLMKETLFLTVNLIDRFLSQQTVMRKKLQLVGLVAMLLACKYEEVSVPVVGDLILISDKAYARKEVLEMENLMLNKLQFNMSFPTPYVFMQRFLKAAQCDKKLELLSFFLIELSLVEYEMLKFPPSLLAASAIYTAQCTIYGFKEWNRTCEWHSNYSEEQLLECSRLMAGFHQRAGTGKLTGVYRKYNTSKFGFTSKCEAAQFL, from the exons ATGGATGTATCTAATGGGAACAGTCTTAATCTCACTATCAAACCCACAGATTTTCAAG GATTAGAGATGGGTAACAGAAAGTTTGGACAGCAGATTAATAGGCAGAACAGGAGAGCTTTGAGTGTGTTGAATCAGAATTTTGTTGGAGGACAACAAGCATACCCTTGCGTTGTTAACAAGAGAGGATTGCAAGA AAACTATGGTGTTTGTGAAGAACATCGACCCGTTACAAG GAAGTTCGCTGCTCAATTGTCAGGTACACAGCAGTATTGCCAACAG GAACTTAAGAAGCAGAAGCCATCGGTTCAAAGAACAAATGACTTTGGAGATTGCATATTTGTTGATGTGGATGAAAACAAGGCATCTACCGCAGACCAACCAGTACCAATGTTCTTAGAGCAGACAGAAGCAAGGCCTGATGAAATGAACAAAATG GAGGAGGTTGAAATGGAGGATATAATTGAAGAACCAATTTTGAATATTGATGATTGTGATGCAAAGAACCCACTTGCAGTTGTTGACTATGTTGAAGATTTGCACGCGTACTACAGAAAAATGGAG AATTGTAGCTGTGTATCGCCGAACTATATGATGCAACAAGCTGACATTAATGAGAAGATGAGAGCCATCCTAATTGACTGGCTGATTGag GTGCATGACAAGTTTGACCTAATGAAGGAGACATTGTTTCTAACTGTTAATCTGATCGATAGATTTCTATCCCAGCAAACGGTGATGAGAAAAAAGCTTCAGTTGGTTGGCTTAGTTGCTATGCTCTTAGCATGCAAATACGAGGAGGTTTCTGTTCCAGTAGTGGGAGATTTAATTCTTATATCTGATAAGGCGTATGCTAGGAAAGAAGTCCTCGAAATG GAAAATTTGATGCTTAACAAATTGCAATTTAACATGTCATTTCCCACACCATATGTTTTCATGCAAAGGTTCCTCAAGGCTGCCCAGTGTGATAAGAAG CTTGAGCTGCTGTCCTTCTTCTTGATTGAGCTTTCACTTGTGGAGTATGAGATGCTTAAGTTCCCGCCATCATTGTTAGCAGCCTCAGCCATCTACACCGCTCAGTGCACCATCTATGGTTTCAAAGAGTGGAATAGAACCTGTGAATGGCATAGCAACTACTCAGAAGAGCAGCTCCT AGAATGTTCAAGGTTAATGGCTGGTTTCCACCAGAGGGCAGGGACAGGGAAACTCACCGGAGTATACAGGAAATACAACACGTCGAAGTTTGGATTTACTTCAAAATGTGAAGCAGCACAGTTTCTATAA